One segment of Trypanosoma brucei brucei TREU927 chromosome 8, complete sequence DNA contains the following:
- a CDS encoding mitochondrial carrier protein, putative, with protein sequence MVGGDGEEPGLQRQAKRALGDPLPLDNEMESEAPNDFSNDPSDNISVQSLQVACVQKCCLCTIVAPLDRIKFVMQCQKELQRTGVLDRTFRSSWHCFRCIHSIEGIRSFWRGNLVQVGSLLPVTAAHMLLGGPMQMWVYNNFPRGFPFGHSAATYASILCGALAVSAVSYPLEFARFRLAVDLRRSPCDLYDYRHSLAFFAQSVFSEAPHLLYAGFGLYVTGSIIYGVMYTGLTQQVLSRLPSEPGGYTATVVQVGAGVGVSAVSTLGLHPLDTMRRRMMIAVTMDGLRYASARHCFHHILSTEGIAGFYRGAAFTMVRMVYISSLYMWFLPAA encoded by the coding sequence ATGGTTGGTGGCGATGGTGAGGAGCCCGGGCTCCAGCGGCAGGCGAAACGTGCATTGGGGGATCCACTTCCTCTGGATAATGAGATGGAGTCTGAGGCACCCAACGACTTTAGTAACGATCCCTCTGACAACATATCGGTGCAGTCCCTCCAGGTGGCGTGTGTTCAGAAGTGTTGCTTATGTACTATAGTCGCTCCACTTGATCGTATTAAGTTTGTTATGCAGTGCCAGAAGGAACTGCAGCGCACGGGTGTTCTTGATCGTACTTTCCGCAGTTCATGGCACTGCTTCCGTTGCATTCATTCTATCGAGGGGATTCGTAGTTTCTGGCGTGGTAATCTTGTTCAAGTAGGGTCGTTGCTTCCCGTTACCGCTGCGCACATGCTTCTTGGGGGCCCGATGCAGATGTGGGTATACAACAACTTCCCACGGGGTTTCCCATTCGGGCATTCGGCCGCCACATATGCATCAATTCTATGCGGCGCGTTGGCTGTTTCTGCGGTGTCATACCCGCTGGAGTTTGCACGTTTCCGCCTTGCGGTGGATTTGAGGCGTAGTCCGTGTGATCTTTATGATTATCGTCACAGTTTGGCCTTCTTTGCCCAATCTGTGTTTAGTGAGGCTCCACATCTCCTTTACGCGGGTTTTGGCCTCTATGTAACCGGAAGTATAATATACGGCGTCATGTACACGGGCTTGACGCAGCAGGTTCTCTCGCGACTACCATCCGAGCCCGGGGGTTACACGGCGACTGTGGTGCAAGTGGGCGCAGGTGTCGGTGTCTCGGCAGTATCGACGTTAGGTTTGCATCCCCTCGACACGATGAGGCGCCGTATGATGATCGCGGTTACGATGGACGGGCTTCGCTATGCTTCGGCACGGCACTGCTTCCATCACATACTTTCGACGGAGGGGATCGCCGGATTTTATCGTGGGGCTGCGTTCACGATGGTGCGCATGGTTTATATATCGTCACTCTATATGTGGTTTTTACCGGCTGCCTGA
- a CDS encoding 60S ribosomal protein L7a, putative: MAGKEVKKAVKPTKKAGVPYKKPEVTQKKAKASAAAPSPFVARPKDFGIGRDVPYARDLSRFMRWPTFVTMQRKKRVLQRRLKVPPALNQFTKVLDRSSRNELLKLVKKYAPETRKARRDRLTKVAEEKKKNPKGTVSTKAPLCVVSGLQEVTRTIEKKTARLVLIANNVDPIELVLWMPTLCRANKIPYAIVKDKARLGDAIGRKTATCVAFTDVNAEDQAALKNLTRSVNARFLARSDVIRRQWGGLQLSLRSRAELRKKRARTAGNDAAAKAA; the protein is encoded by the coding sequence atggCCGGCAAGGAGGTGAAGAAGGCTGTAAAGCCCACCAAAAAGGCTGGGGTCCCGTACAAGAAACCTGAGGTTACCCAGAAAAAGGCAAAGGCTTCTGCTGCAGCACCATCACCCTTCGTGGCGCGCCCGAAGGATTTTGGTATCGGGCGTGATGTCCCTTATGCTCGTGACCTTTCACGATTCATGCGGTGGCCCACGTTCGTGACGATGCAGCGTAAGAAGCGCGTGCTACAGCGACGCTTGAAGGTACCCCCGGCGCTGAACCAATTCACAAAGGTGCTTGACCGCTCCAGTCGCAACGAGCTGCTGAAGTTGGTTAAGAAGTACGCCCCGGAAACCCGAAAGGCGCGTAGGGATCGTTTGACAAAAGTtgcagaggaaaagaagaagaacccCAAGGGGACCGTGTCAACGAAAGCCCCTCTCTGCGTTGTGAGTGGTCTGCAGGAGGTGACGCGCACAATTGAAAAGAAGACGGCGCGCCTTGTGCTCATCGCCAACAACGTGGATCCTATTGAGTTGGTGTTATGGATGCCGACTCTGTGCCGCGCCAACAAGATTCCGTACGCCATCGTGAAGGACAAGGCACGCCTGGGTGATGCGATTGGTCGCAAAACCGCCACGTGTGTTGCCTTTACCGACGTCAACGCGGAGGACCAGGCTGCGCTGAAGAACCTTACTCGCTCTGTGAATGCCCGCTTCCTTGCTCGCAGTGACGTTATCCGTCGCCAATGGGGAGGTCTGCAGCTGTCGCTCCGGTCTCGCGCTGAACTGCGCAAGAAGCGTGCTCGCACTGCTGGAAATGATGCCGCCGCTAAAGCCGCTTAG
- a CDS encoding 60S ribosomal protein L7a, putative, giving the protein MAGKEVKKAVKPTKKAGVPYKKPEVTQKKAKASAAAPSPFVARPKDFGIGRDVPYARDLSRFMRWPTFVTMQRKKRVLQRRLKVPPALNQFTKVLDRSSRNELLKLVKKYAPETRKARRDRLTKVAEEKKKNPKGTVSTKAPLCVVSGLQEVTRTIEKKTARLVLIANNVDPIELVLWMPTLCRANKIPYAIVKDKARLGDAIGRKTATCVAFTDVNAEDQAALKNLTRSVNARFLARSDVIRRQWGGLQLSLRSRAELRKKRARTAGNDAAAKAA; this is encoded by the coding sequence ATGGCCGGCAAGGAGGTGAAGAAGGCTGTAAAGCCCACCAAAAAGGCTGGGGTCCCGTACAAGAAACCTGAGGTTACCCAGAAAAAGGCAAAGGCTTCTGCTGCAGCACCATCACCCTTCGTGGCGCGCCCGAAGGATTTTGGTATCGGGCGTGATGTCCCTTATGCTCGTGACCTTTCACGATTCATGCGGTGGCCCACGTTCGTGACGATGCAGCGTAAGAAGCGCGTGCTACAGCGACGCTTGAAGGTACCCCCGGCGCTGAACCAATTCACAAAGGTGCTTGACCGCTCCAGTCGCAACGAGCTGCTGAAGTTGGTTAAGAAGTACGCCCCGGAAACCCGAAAGGCGCGTAGGGATCGTTTGACAAAAGTtgcagaggaaaagaagaagaacccCAAGGGGACCGTGTCAACGAAAGCCCCTCTCTGCGTTGTGAGTGGTCTGCAGGAGGTGACGCGCACAATTGAAAAGAAGACGGCGCGCCTTGTGCTCATCGCCAACAACGTGGATCCTATTGAGTTGGTGTTATGGATGCCGACTCTGTGCCGCGCCAACAAGATTCCGTACGCCATCGTGAAGGACAAGGCACGCCTGGGTGATGCGATTGGTCGCAAAACCGCCACGTGTGTTGCCTTTACCGACGTCAACGCGGAGGACCAGGCTGCGCTGAAGAACCTTACTCGCTCTGTGAATGCCCGCTTCCTTGCTCGCAGTGACGTTATCCGTCGCCAATGGGGAGGTCTGCAGCTGTCGCTCCGGTCTCGCGCTGAACTGCGCAAGAAGCGTGCTCGCACTGCTGGAAATGATGCCGCCGCTAAAGCCGCTTAG